Genomic DNA from Corynebacterium diphtheriae:
AAAAATTGCGGGACTTGAAAAACCAACGGCGAGGCTAAAGACCAAAGTCATCGTCATCCTCACATCAGAGCATCGACTCGATGATCTATTAGAAGCAGCAGGCTTAGCAAGGTCGACGTACTTCTACCACCAGCAACGCCTAGACTAGCCAGACGTACATGCCGAGCTTAAGGGACGTCATCACGGCTGTATTTGAAGATGAAGCACTACTGTGGCTACCGTCGGGTCCACAGTGAACTTGCGTCAACGAGGTTGGGAGATAAACCACAAGCTCGTCTACAAACTCTTGGACTGCAACGTCACGCCAGAACAACCCAACACAGTATGTGTTAGTGATGTCACCGAGTTTTTAGGTGGCTGGCATCAAGGGTTTATCTTTCATAGATCATGGATTTAAGCGACCGGAGTATTCTGGCACACGAGTTGTCGACATCCCCGTCAACGAAGTTGATGTCTACTTCGTTAAAGAATGCGATCACGTGGCATAAACATGGCAAAGGATTGATGGTGCACACTGACCAAGGGTTCTAGTACCAGCATTCCAGTTGGCGTTAGTTAATTGAGTCTATTGGTGGTGTGCAGTCGATGTCGCGTGAGGTCAACTGTTACGACAACGTGGTGATGAAAGAACTTCTTCGGTCATCTCAAGACCGAAATGTACTACGGCGAGTACTTCGCCAGTGTTGATGAGTTTTATAGGGTCGTAGATGATTACATCTTCTGGTATAACAGCGCACGGCTTCAACAACGGTTCAAGGGCCTGACCATCTAGAATTAAACCAGTCCAACTTCCGGGGGCTAGTTCATGATGTGAGGTCCTTGCTTTTCTACAACTTATAATTCAAGCCAAACTACGAAGCTAGCTTTCTTTGCGACGCTTTAATACCAAAACTAATCCAAGAAGCATCAACAACGATGCAGCGAGAACCAGTCCCATAACGCTTGCACCAGTTGCTGCGAGCATTTTCTTTTCGGGCACCGCTTTATTCGATGTCTCTTTTGGTACTTCAGATTTAGCAGCAGTCGGCGTTTGAGACTCTGGTGAGTGCGCACTAATCGAGGAAGATCCCGCAATGATCGGCAAAAGGGCAACTCCGACCCCGATTACTGCAGCGGGAACAAGAATCTTCCACCAAGCATCCTCGTTTTCGTGGCGGGGTGAATTTCCTTGCATCATCAATCGCATGTAGAAATCGCGCACATCGTGTAGGCGCACACGCAGCACTAATAGCCCGAAAGAAGAACAAGAAAGCATAAAGGAGGCGAACCGCGATGATGACCCATAACAATCAGCCGCTAGGACGCCTCTTTAAGCAACTCTTCTAACAGGCTGACTTGACCATTTCCCGGGAAAGCGGCCCTGCTTATCTCGGACGTTGGTGCGAGCCGCGCGACCCGCGCACAACTCACAAGTCAGCCGCCCAAGCAGGCCCTTTCTCACGAACTGCGTTACGCAAACGCAGAGAAAGGCTCTCTTATGCGCCTGCACAACTTCGCCTCCATTGTTGAAGACAAGACGGTGGCGCAGGCACAACTCGTCGCTGACCTGCCCTTCGTCTACCCACACGTGGCGCTCATGCCTGATGCCCACTTTGGCAAAGGCTCTTCGGTCGGCACCGTCTTCGGCACGCTGCGCGCCGTCATCCCGGCGGCTGTCGGCGTGGACATCGGCTGCGGCATGATCGCCGTGCGGACCCACCTCACGCACGCGGATATCCAGGACTTCGCTCTCGAGGACCTGCGCACCGCGGTCGAAGATTCCATTCCGCTCTCGCCCGGAAACTACAACGGCTGGATCATGGACCCGCGCACCGAGGCCCGCACACGCGAGCTCGCGCAGTTGGCCCAGGACACCGGCGTGGATCTCGGCCACTCCAAAAACTGGCGTCAGCAGCTGGGCAGCTTGGGCGGCGGCAACCACTTCATCGAGCTGTGTCTCGACGAAGATGACCGCGTCTGGCTGTTTCTGCATTCTGGCTCGCGCGGCGTGGGTAACAAGATTGCACAGAAGCACATCAAGGCCGCGCAGCGCCACTGCGAGAAGCACTGGATCCAGCTCGCGGACAAGGACCTGGCCTACCTCGTCGAGGGTACGCCCGAGTTCGACTCCTACATTGCGGATCTCCACTGGGCACAGCACTTTGCGCTGCTCAACCGCGATGAGATGATGGACCGCTTCCTCGACTGCGTCGCCACCTGGTCCGGCGCGGATCGCGAGACCCTCGAGCTCGAGCGCATCAACTGCCACCACAACTACACCCAGCGTGAGAACCACTACGGTAAGAACGTGTGGCTCACACGCAAGGGCGCCATCAAGGCGGACGAAGGCAACCGCGGCCTCATCCCCGGCTCGATGGGCACCGCTAGCTACGTCGTGGAAGGCAAGGGCTACGCGCCGGGCCTCAAGTCTGCGCCGCACGGCGCCGGCCGCGTCATGTCTCGCACCCAGGCCAAGGCCCGCTTCACCGAGGCGGATCTTGCCGCACGCATGGAAGGCATCGTCTATCGTTCCGGCGCCGAGTTCGTCGATGAGATTCCGGACGCCTACAAGGACATCGACCGCGTGATGGCCGATGCCGCCCAGCTCGTCGAGGTCAAGCACACCCTGCGCCAGATCCTCAACGTCAAGGGCACCTAACCTGCGCCATGATGGGACCGTCACTTTTAGTGGCGGTCCCTTGTGAGCTTTGCGACGCCCCCTCCTGCAGCGTCGCACCAGCACGACGCTTTGCCTTATGCAAGGAAACGAAGTGCGTGACCACTATTGGTTACTGCTTATTTATCGCGAAGGGCTGGAACTGCTCGGCCGGTCGGAGGGGAAAGTCGAGTATTAAACTGCGTCGAGGCGAGTTGGCGTTCAGCATCGTCGACCAACATGAAAACGTCGTCAGCGAAGTAACCGAGAAGCCCGCCCACACCGATTACTTTCTTACGTAGAATGCCAGCGTCGGTGAGTGAATCGAGAGCATCTCGGGCCGTGCTTGTCGATGAAATCCCCAGTTCGGACTTCACGATGGGCACCGTGACCAAAGGCATTGCAGGAAGCTTCTTGAGCAGTTGGAACTCCGTCGAATTCGATTTCAATGCGCGCGTGCTTCCTTGCGCAGTGCGGTGGTGATTGACCTTGTCCATCCATTCTGCTTCTAGGGCGGCGACGCTATCCGCAAGTTCAGCTGCTTTGGTAGTGGCGACTTGTGCAGCCTCGACGAAGAAAGAGATCCATGCCAGCACGTCACCCTCGCGGAATTTCGTGAGTCCGTCGACGTAACGGTCACCGAGCGTTGCCAGAACCATACTGACGGGGAGAATCGCAGCATCGGTGAGCCCTCTGCGTTGCAAAAGCGCGTGAATCATGGCTCGCCCCACGCGTCCATTCCCATCCGGGAATGGGTGGATGGTCTCGAACTGTGCATGAACGAGCGCTGCTTGAACAAGCGCGGCGTGGTCTGCCCCGTTGAAGTATTCAATGAGATCGTCGAGGAGTCTTGGGACTTGTGCAGGAGGCGGGGGGACAAAAGCCGCATCGAGGGGGTGATAGTCAGACCCGCCAATCCAGTTTTGAGTAGTACGTACTCCTTGTAAAGGCTTTTCTGCAACGAGCGCAGTCTGCATTGCAACAATGTCATCCAGGACCAGCTCGTCTTTGTAAGCCAAGTCCGTATTGATGGTGTCGAGGATGGCGACATTGCGGGCGACAGCTGTTGCGGATTCTTTGAAACCCCGAATTTCGGAATCTGATTCACGCGCGAGGATCGCCATGGCCACTTTGTCGGAGTTGGGAGCGATTCCCTCGATCCGGGAGGAAGCGACGGCCTCAGAACGGAGCAGGAGTCGCGCAACTCCTTCAAGGGAGTGGGTATTGTCTCTCCTCCCAAGATTGTGAATCTCCCGCTCGATGCATTGGGGATAAGACTTATCCCGGTAGATTGATATCTTAGTTTACTGGGATAGCTGTTATCCCGGTGGACTGCGAGCGCAATGCGCCAGATAACTCTTATCGTGAGTCACT
This window encodes:
- a CDS encoding LPXTG cell wall anchor domain-containing protein, with amino-acid sequence MRLHDVRDFYMRLMMQGNSPRHENEDAWWKILVPAAVIGVGVALLPIIAGSSSISAHSPESQTPTAAKSEVPKETSNKAVPEKKMLAATGASVMGLVLAASLLMLLGLVLVLKRRKES
- a CDS encoding Fic family protein, with protein sequence MAILARESDSEIRGFKESATAVARNVAILDTINTDLAYKDELVLDDIVAMQTALVAEKPLQGVRTTQNWIGGSDYHPLDAAFVPPPPAQVPRLLDDLIEYFNGADHAALVQAALVHAQFETIHPFPDGNGRVGRAMIHALLQRRGLTDAAILPVSMVLATLGDRYVDGLTKFREGDVLAWISFFVEAAQVATTKAAELADSVAALEAEWMDKVNHHRTAQGSTRALKSNSTEFQLLKKLPAMPLVTVPIVKSELGISSTSTARDALDSLTDAGILRKKVIGVGGLLGYFADDVFMLVDDAERQLASTQFNTRLSPPTGRAVPALRDK
- a CDS encoding RtcB family protein, which codes for MRLHNFASIVEDKTVAQAQLVADLPFVYPHVALMPDAHFGKGSSVGTVFGTLRAVIPAAVGVDIGCGMIAVRTHLTHADIQDFALEDLRTAVEDSIPLSPGNYNGWIMDPRTEARTRELAQLAQDTGVDLGHSKNWRQQLGSLGGGNHFIELCLDEDDRVWLFLHSGSRGVGNKIAQKHIKAAQRHCEKHWIQLADKDLAYLVEGTPEFDSYIADLHWAQHFALLNRDEMMDRFLDCVATWSGADRETLELERINCHHNYTQRENHYGKNVWLTRKGAIKADEGNRGLIPGSMGTASYVVEGKGYAPGLKSAPHGAGRVMSRTQAKARFTEADLAARMEGIVYRSGAEFVDEIPDAYKDIDRVMADAAQLVEVKHTLRQILNVKGT